In Primulina eburnea isolate SZY01 chromosome 5, ASM2296580v1, whole genome shotgun sequence, a single window of DNA contains:
- the LOC140832677 gene encoding sugar transporter ERD6-like 6 yields MSSRDEVEDGRGDLRKPFLHTGSWYRMGSRQSSLMGSQAIRDSSVSVLACVLIVALGPVQFGFTCGYSSPTQTAISDDLGLTVSQFSLFGSLSNVGAMVGAIASGQIAEYIGRKGSLMIAAIPNIIGWLSISFCRDLSFLYMGRLMEGFGVGIISYTVPVYIAEIAPQNLRGALGSVNQLSVTIGILLAYLLGLFVDWRLLAVLGTLPCLILIPGLFFIPESPRWLAKMGMTDDFEASLQVLRGFDTDITLEVNEIKRSVASTGRRTALRFTDLKLRRYWLPLMIGIGLLLLQQLSGANGVIFYSATIFKSAGISSSNAATVGVGTIQVIATAISTWLVDRTGRRVLLLVSSSGMAISLFLVSVSFFVKGFVAEDSSLYDIFGILSVVGVVCMILSFSLGMGPIPWLIMSEILPIKIKSLGGSVATLANWFVSWVITMTAPLLLAWSSGGTFFIYMIVSLFTLAFVAIWVPETKGKTLEEIQFSFT; encoded by the exons ATGAGTTCAAGGGACGAGGTAGAAGATGGAAGAGGGGATCTGAGGAAGCCATTTCTGCACACTGGGAGTTGGTACAGGATGGGCTCGAGGCAATCTAGTTTGATGGGCTCTCAAGCTATTAGGGACAGCTCTGTCTCGGTCTTGGCGTGTGTCTTGATCGTGGCTTTGGGTCCTGTTCAGTTTGGTTTCACA TGTGGTTATTCTTCACCAACACAGACAGCCATTAGTGATGATCTCGGCCTTACAGTCTCACAG TTCTCCTTATTCGGCTCTTTATCCAATGTGGGCGCTATGGTCGGTGCAATAGCTAGTGGTCAAATTGCCGAGTACATAGGGAGAAAAGGG TCTTTAATGATTGCTGCTATACCTAACATCATCGGTTGGCTTTCAATCTCGTTTTGCCGA GATTTGTCCTTTCTTTACATGGGAAGATTGATGGAAGGATTTGGTGTGGGTATAATCTCTTACACG GTGCCTGTATATATTGCTGAGATAGCACCTCAAAATCTTAGAGGAGCGCTTGGCTCGGTGAACCAG CTATCAGTGACAATTGGAATCCTGTTAGCATATCTATTGGGACTATTTGTTGATTGGAGATTGCTTGCAGTGCTAG GAACATTACCTTGCCTAATATTGATACCTGGCCTCTTTTTCATTCCGGAATCTCCTCGGTGGTTG GCTAAAATGGGAATGACTGATGATTTTGAAGCCTCTCTACAAGTTCTTCGGGGATTCGACACTGATATTACGCTTGAAGTAAATGAAATCAAA AGATCTGTTGCTTCAACAGGCAGAAGAACCGCACTTCGTTTCACAGATCTCAAATTGAGAAGATATTGGTTACCCCTAATG ATAGGAATCGGATTACTTCTACTCCAACAGCTATCCGGAGCTAATGGTGTTATCTTCTATTCCGCTACCATTTTCAAATCAGCTG GTATTTCTTCGAGCAATGCTGCAACAGTTGGTGTTGGAACTATTCAG GTTATAGCTACCGCAATTTCTACTTGGTTGGTGGACAGGACAGGCCGTAGGGTTCTTCTACTC GTATCCTCTTCAGGCATGGCGATTAGTCTTTTTCTAGTTTCCGTCTCGTTCTTTGTTAAG GGCTTTGTGGCAGAGGATTCTTCATTGTATGACATATTCGGAATCCTATCCGTGGTTGGGGTGGTG tgCATGATTCTCTCTTTTTCCCTTGGAATGGGGCCGATTCCGTGGCTGATAATGTCTGAG ATTCTTCCGATTAAGATCAAAAGTCTGGGCGGCAGTGTGGCAACTTTGGCCAACTGGTTCGTCTCATGGGTCATTACTATGACCGCTCCTTTGCTTCTGGCTTGGAGCAGCGGAG GAACTTTCTTTATTTACATGATAGTGAGCCTTTTCACATTAGCATTTGTGGCGATTTGGGTACCAGAGACAAAAGGAAAAACTTTGGAGGAAATCCAGTTCTCTTTTACATGA